The Candidatus Polarisedimenticolia bacterium genome window below encodes:
- a CDS encoding acyl-CoA dehydrogenase, producing VTDEYQVGRHLCNIESVYTYEGTHDIHTLIVGQDLTGHAAFS from the coding sequence GGTCACCGACGAGTATCAGGTGGGCCGCCATCTGTGCAACATCGAATCGGTGTACACCTACGAAGGGACGCACGACATCCATACCCTCATCGTGGGACAGGACCTGACCGGACACGCCGCCTTCTCCTGA